In Lotus japonicus ecotype B-129 chromosome 5, LjGifu_v1.2, one genomic interval encodes:
- the LOC130717040 gene encoding uncharacterized protein LOC130717040 isoform X1, whose translation MAKFKNPYYVMCNTVPPFAFAVLHQMNRNYGKIGQDVVEYLQLPDDGEFLLTNPLSVTKEVSFTVVGKKAYLIIGWCELREFYHFYGNCWFLFKHVNNLNFRFSIFDPTFAEVKYHGWPVTLKQENVDIMSQMFPAPKQPEIPMIYKNSSGSAVVFWFKNKNPSCVVTLSKTQAVGSYVALPAKIAVSIRQFGVSPLKLRGHVGDDVTCKLLSKNRKDVRIGSGWKKFCTRNGVRAGDLCCFKFTNIAERIVEVSIVFG comes from the exons ATGGCTAAGTTCAAGAATCCATATTATGTCATGTGCAACACTGTTCCTCCCTTTGCATTTGCAGTTTTGCACCAGATGAATAGG AACTATGGTAAGATTGGTCAAGATGTGGTGGAATACCTACAGCTCCCAGATGATGGAGAATTTCTCCTTACTAACCCATTGAGTGTGACCAAGGAAGTATCCTTTACTGTGGTGGGCAAAAAGGCTTACCTAATTATAGGATGGTGTGAGCTTCGAgaattttatcatttttatggGAACTGTTGGTTcctttttaaacatgtgaacaACTTGAACTTTCGTTTTTCAATATTTGATCCAACATTTGCTGAGGTGAAATATCATGGTTGGCCTGTGACTCTGAAGCAAGAGAATGTTGATATTATGAGCCAGATGTTCCCTGCACCTAAGCAACCAGAAATACCAATGATCTACAAAAATTCAAGTGGTTCTGCTGTTGTGTTTtggtttaaaaataaaaatccttCATGTGTGGTAACTCTTTCAAAAACCCAAGCTGTTGGGAGTTATGTG GCCTTACCAGCTAAAATTGCTGTGTCTATTCGTCAATTTGGAGTTTCTCCGTTGAAGCTTCGAGGGCATGTGGGTGATGATGTTACGTGCAAGTTGCTGAGCAAAAACAGGAAGGATGTGAGGATTGGATCAGGCTGGAAGAAATTTTGTACACGTAATGGAGTTCGTGCAGGAGATCTGTGTTGCTTTAAGTTTACAAATATCGCAGAGAGGATTGTTGAAGTGTCTATTGTTTTTGGGTAA